CGCCGTGAGTCCTATCGCCAGGCTGGCGAGCAGCAGCAGGCTCAGGGAATGTGCAGCAGCCATCACCAGCAATGCAGCCACCAGCAAACCAGCCTTGATGAGGATGATATTGCGGCGGTCATGCTTGTCGCCCAGTGGAGCCAGCAGCAAGATGCCGAGTGCATAACCGAGTTGCGTGAGCGTGGGCACATAACCCACTGCGACATTGCTGATACCCAGGTCACTCGCCAATACGCCCAGCATGGGTTGACTGTAGTACAGCGACGCCACCGACAAGGCAGCGCCACAGGCCAGCAAAAATACCAGTGCAGGCGATGGTTGCTGATGTACCTGCGTATCTGTCGCCGGAGATATGGCAGTTATATGATTATGCGAATTTTGAATGGAAGACATGACTTTCTCTCTGCTTTAACTGATGTCTTGCAGTGTAAGACTCTCGCATTTCAAACGGTAGTGGCATGTCACGCAGATTTGTTATACATTTGACGTATGACCAAAACCCTGACCAGCCGCCCGGACAATTCTGCTACCGCCGCCCTCATGGCAGGCGCGGGCGATCGCATAGAGCTCATGCAGACCTTTGTACGCATCGTCGAGGCGGGCAATTTGTCCGCTGCTGCGGCGCAACTGGGCACGACCCAGCCCACGGTCAGCCGCCGCCTGCAATCGCTGGAACAATCCCTCGGTGTGCGCCTGTTGAACCGCTCCACCCACAGCATGCGCCTGACTGCAGATGGCGAACGCTGCTATGAACATGCCCGCAACCTGCTGGCAGGCTGGGCCGCCTTTGAGTCTGACCTGCGTGGCACCAATGACGAGCCTGAAGGCGTGCTGCGCGTCGTTGCACCGCATGCGTTTGGCCAGGAACGCCTGGTCAGACCGCTGGCAGACTACCTGCGGCGCTACCCGCGTGTGTCAGTAGAATGGCTGCTGCATGACGATACCTCGTTGCAGGATTTTATTTCTGAGGGCATAGACTGCGCCATACAGATAGGCGAGCTCAGAGATACCAACCTGGTCGCCATCAAACTGGCAGAGGTGCCACGCATCGTGGTGGCGGCACCATCCGTCCTGGCTGGCAGGCCCATGCCGCAACAAGCCATCGACCTGGTCGGCCTGCCGTGGCTGTCGCTGCGCACCTTTTACCGTAGCGAAGTATTCCTGCACCATGTACAAACCGGCGAAATCCAGCGCGTGGCCTTCACCCCGCGCCTGAGCACTGACAACCTGTATGCGCTGCGCATCGCCACGCTGGAAGGACTGGGTGTCGCCATCGGTTCTACCTGGATACTGGCCGACGACATCGCCGCCGGGCACCTGATACAACTGGCACCGCAATGGCAGGCCGCGCCACTGCCAGTGAATCTGGTTTATCCGTATGCCCGCTTTTACCCGGCGCGGCTGCGCAGGTTTATTGAAGTGATACGGGCTAGTGTGGCTACGGCTTTGCATGTATGAGCCAGCGCCCTTTATAATCGCAACCGGGAACGGTGGTGTAATGGAAGCATGTCTATCACCAAAGAAGAAGGCGCTGGTTCAAACCCGGCCCGTTCCCTTTCATTCCGTTGTCCCCAACAGTTTGCATTCTCCAACCTTCGCCAATATCGATGCATGAGCAAAACCAGCCTGCGGCTTTTTGAGCATGACGGGCGTATGCCCCGCTATAATCGCTAGCGGGAACGGTGGCGTAATGGAAGCGCACTTTCCAGCTAAGAAAGTGGTGTTGGTTCAAATCCAACCCGTTCCCATTTAATTCCACGGTTTCCACTAGCCCTCTCTCCTTCACTATTGACGCAGGCAAATCCTGTCTGTATTTTTTTGACCGTGTCAGGCAAGCTCCGCTATAATCGCCGCCGGGAGCGGTGGTGTAATGGAAGCGCATTTTCTTTGCAAGAAAAAGGTGTTGGTTCAAGCCCAACCTGTTCCCACTGATTTTTGCGTGGATGCGCAAGCGCATTTGACCAGTAAGGATAGCCGCCGTGGCATACACAGATGAAGAATTGAGCATCGCCTTGCGGGTACTGCACACCATTGCAAACGATCCATCGCAGATGGATGATCACCCGCAGTTCAAGACTCTGATTGCCAAAATCCAGAAAACAGCCAAGCGTGGCCACCGCCAGGCGCGCGCCAATGCAGCCAAAGAACAACTGCAACATGCACGCCTGCAGACTGGCCTGGTGCGTACGCAGCTTGCAGCATCATTGCCGCTGACGCTCAGCGACGCAACTGCCGGTACATTGCGTTCACAACGCTGCTATGTCTGCAAGCAGGGTTTTCAGCAACTGCATCATTTCTACCATTCCCTGTGTCCGGTGTGTGCGGACAAGAACTGGCAAAAACGGCACCAGCAGGCAGACTTGCGCGGGCGTTATGCGCTGGTCACTGGTGGCCGCATCAAGATAGGCTTTGAAACTGCCCTGCATCTGCTGCGCGCCGGAGCCCATGTCACGCTGACCACGCGTTTTCCACAGGACGCAGCAAAACGTTTTGCCGCCTTGCCGGACTATGGCGACTGGCAGGAGCGACTGAACATACAGGCACTGGACCTGCGCTGCATCCCCGATGTCGAACAATTCGCCGACAGGCTCAATGCAGAGCTGCCACACCTCGACGTCCTGATCAATAATGCGGCACAGACCATCAAGCGCCCAGGTGAATTCTATGCAGCACTGATGTCTGCCGAAGCAACCCCGTGGCTGCTGGAAGCCAGGCAACAATATCTGGGCAATCAGCCCGGCTATGCCGATTATTTTCCGCGGCATGAGGTCGATATGTATGGACAGGGGCTGGATAAACGGCCCGCCAACTCTTGGTCGCAACGGCTGCATGAAGTATCAACTTTTGAACTGCTGGAAGTGCAACTGGTGAATGCGGTAGCGCCCTTCATGCTGACTGCCCGCTTTAAACCAGCCTTGTTGCGTTCACCACATGCACGCCGCTTTGTGATCCAGGCATCGGCCATGGAAGGACAGTTCAACCGCGACAGCAAGACAGAATTTCATCCGCACACCAATATGGCCAAGGCAGCGCTGAATATGATGGTGCGTACCAGCGCTCAGGACTGGGCCCGCGATGGCATCTTTATGAATGCCGTGGATACCGGCTGGATTACCGATGAAAAGCCCTATCCGCAAGCCATGCATGTGCGGCAGACCCAGGATTTTTACACGCCACTGGACGTGACGGATGGCATGGCGCGCCTGCTCGATCCTGTCATCCGTGGCGTCAATGAAACGGAGGCACCGCTTTACGGCCATTTCCTCAAGGACTTTGAACCCTATGCATGGTGATACTGCTCAAGCATCTCTTGCATTGCCTGGTGATGCAATCACGGCTGTCCAGTGTCCGGCACACCGCGTCAGTATCACGCCTTGTGATGCTGACGAGCTTGATCCCTTGCTGCAGCACCTGAGCGCCAATCTTGCTGCCCACAGCGACCAGCAATTCCCCCGTGGCACGCTGACCGCCGATGGCCGTCTGGATTTATGCAAGCAAAGCCTGGGAACCAGCCACTGCCTGGCGATCACAAAGGCATTGCAAGACAATACCCGCGTCCGCAGCCTCATGCTGGGCACCGATGCAATAGGCGATGCTGGTGCGGCAGCGGTGGCTGGCCTGGCCAGCATCAATCCTCAGCTTGAGGTTCTTTACCTGGGTTGCAATAATATCGGCCCGACAGGAGCACATGCGCTGGGCACGACGCTGGCAGATGGCGCACAAAACATTAGCGGCCTGTGGCTCAAGCGTAATCCACTAGGCCCGGATGGCGCAACAAGCATTGCCGGCATGTTACGCAGCAACCAGCACTTGCGCGTGCTGGACATGGTCAATACCGATTTGCGTGCAGAAGGCGTGCGCGCCATCGTTGATGCCCTGTGCAGTGATAACAAGAACCTGCAAAGCCTTTACCTCAGCGGCAACGGTCTGAACGCAGCAAGCGCAAACGACCTGGCACGCCTGCTGCGCGAAGCGCCACATCTCAAGGCACTCTACCTTAGCGTCAACCGTCTAGGTGATACAGGTGCAACATGCATCGCCGATGCGCTGTGCCACAACCACAGCCTGCAAACCCTGGAACTGGCAAGCAATGGCATAGGCACACAGGGAGCATCTGCTCTGCTGGACGCAGCCCGGCATTCTTCATTGCAAAACCTGAATCTTGGCTACGCACCATCCACCAGGGTGCTGGGTGCACAGGCCAATCACATGGGAGATGAGGGTGCGCTACACGCCGTGGAGTTGATCAACACCTCTGCGACATTGCGCAGGCTTAACCTGACCCGCAATAACATCACGGCTCAGGGAAATGCGGCAGTCATAGATGCTGCGCTACGCAATGGCGAGCTTATCCAACTGACACTTGATGGCCGCCATCCAGATGATCTCGCTGCTCAATTAAAACATAATCAGGCTTTATCTGGTAGAAGCGATACACTGGGTCAGGCGATGATCAAGAGTGTTTATCGATAAAAAATCTACAGGTACAACAAAAGAAATTCTTCTGTTTAAACGAATATGCGGTGAACCATGTTGCCCAATTTTTATATCTGTACCAGTTGCAATGAAAAACTCTTCTTGCCGTTTCGCGAGGCTTATTACTACCTTGGCTCAAGCACCATGGGGCAATTGATAAGGAATGAAGACTTGTTCGCGATACCAGTCCGCCCAGCCTGGTGCAAGACCTGTTCGAACCTGTGTATAGCCGAGGATATTGCCAGCTTGCGTGATTTTGAAAATGCCTTTGGTGCGGTACGCAGTGGCAAGGCAGTGGAATATCCGCTGGAAACAGAGCACATGAATAAGGAGCTGGCGATCCATGAAATCCAGAGCTATCTGCGCTGGAGAATGTCGCGTCAGCAGAAACCAAGAGCGTTGTGCTGCGGTAGCCATGATTTCTTATACACCGACGTGGAGCAACCTCTATTCAAGCACGCGGGCTGCGACTTTGGCAGCATGGAGCCACGGTGCATTTTCCCGGGTGCACATAGCTGGCACGGCCCCGGCATATCCAGCCCTGCCGATATCCGCATATATGATGCTGAGGGCGAACTGAAGGGTAAGCTAACCTGGCGCAAGCGTGAAGAGAATGCATGGGATACAGAAAAATTGACGTATCCGGTTCAGCCTGAAGAATAAGGACTGTCAGTCAGTAGGGTGCGCCATGCGCACCACTCTCAAAAAAACATCAAAGAAAATTCATAAGAAACGGTACGCACGGCGTACTCTACCACGAATATTAAACTGAGCCGCTGGCTCACTATTCTGGTGTTGACTCATTTCTTCACCGACACAGCTTCCTTGATCAGGGTCTCCAGCACCTTTATATTCACATCATTTAATTTCCGTATATACAGGCAGCCTTTGCCGGATTTGGTTTTACCGAGTTCAGACAATAATTGCGCATGGTTGGGTGCGGCATTGAGGCCATACAGGCTGATGTCACCCTTGCGGGATGCAAAGCCGATGAGGCACATATCGCCTTCGCGGCCGCTCTCATAGACATAGTGGTAGTTGCCAAAGCCGACGATGCTGCCCCACATGACGGCGGGCTGTTTGCTGGCCCTGGACATGAGCTTGATCAATATTGCGCAGTCATTGCGGCGCGTCTCGTCCTGTATCGCGGCGAGATAATCATCTACGCTGGAGTCTGTTGCTTTGGTTTTGTTTTCAGCCATGACATTCCCCATCTTTGGGTAGAAAGTGAATCGGCAACGTAATCATGATAGCAGGGACTTGGCCGCACGCAGATCAAATTAAAGGCGGCATTGTCAGTGGCTTGCAAATCCGTCTATACTCAGTGACAGACCCCATACTGAGAGGTAGCAGATTATGATTTCCCGTCGCCAATTTGCCTTGTCCTTGTCCGCATTTGCCCTCTCACCTCTCAGTGTGCATGTGCATGCTGCCGTCAGGAAAACACCCTCGCCCTTGCTGCCACCGCTGGCACGCGAAGAGCCGGTGACCGACAGCTTGTGGGGCAAGAGCATCGTTGATCCTTACCGCTGGATGGAACAAAAGCCGGACACTGCCGAATTCACTAACTACCTTAAAGCGCAAGGCGCTTTTGCAAGGCAAGTGCTGGACAAGTTGCCAGGGCGACGAGCGATAGAAGCATCTCTGCAACGATTCAGTGCAGCAACAACTACGCTGGCGATACGGCAAGTCACGAGTACCCAACTGATTTTTGCGCGCCGCTCGCCAGACCAGCAGGTACTCAAGATTTATGCTGCCCCACACGCGGGTGGTGCAGAACGCCTGTTGATTGATCCCGAAGCCGGTAACAAGGGTGGCCCGGGTGGCCAAGGTGGTCAACCCAGGCGCGTGACCGAAGTGCTGATGTCTCCTGACAACAAGCATCTGGCTTACGCTATCGACAAGGGTGGTGATGAGATGCATGAGTTGCATGTGCTGACACTGGATAGTGGCAAGGACGTGCTGATTACCCGTTTGAATGGCATACCGGCAAGCTGGCTGCCCGATTCCAGCGGCCTGTTTTATGCACGCCTGCGCGACGGTGCAGTCAAGGGCAAAGTCGATTTCTCCTTCGACACGGCAACATGGCTGCACAAAATGGATAAAGACCCTGTGCAAGACACACTGGCCTTCCGCTGGTCAGATGGCCCGGCCATGGGCCAGACAGAACGTGAAATGCCTGTCGTGCATGTGAATACCGCCAGTGACTGGGCACTGGGTGCTATCTATAGCAATGGTGAATGGCCGGCCTATGGCATGGTCGCACGTCTCAATGATCTGCTGGCAGGCAAACCCGGCTGGGCAGAAGTGTTCCGCAAGGACGATATCGCGACCCACGCACTGACCGTGGGTGACGATGTGTATGTACTGGCCAAAGGCAAGTCTGAGCGTGGTGAAGTGTTTAAGGTCAGCCTGCGCGAGGCAGATAAGGGCAAGCGTGTCGTGGTGGTGCCACAAGGCGATTATGTCATCGACAGCCTGAGCCTGGCAAAAGATGGTTTATACATCCATGAGCTGCGTGGCCAGGTCGGTGCCTTGCGGCGTTACAGCTTTGCCACAGGCAAGGTGGAGGATGTAAAACTGCCTTTGACAGGTGCGGTATGGAATATACAATGCCACCCGGCCATAGAAGGTGCCTGGTTTGGCATGGACGACCTGACCTGGTCGGCCCGCACTCTGCAAACCGGCCCCAATCTGGTCGCCAAAGACACGGGCCTGACACCGAAGGCAGCATTTGACACATCTTCGTTCCTGACTACGCGCCAGGACATCAAGGCGCGTGACGGAACGGCTGTACCGGTAGAAATACTGCACAAGAACAATACCAAACTGAATGGCAAGAACCCTCTGCTGATTATTGCCTATGGTGCTTACGGCATCATACTTGACCCTGGCTTCCAGGGTTCCATGCTGGCTTTTCTGGACCAGGGTGGCGTGATTGTCTACGCCCATGTGCGCGGTGGTGGCGAGAAGGGCGAGACCTGGCACACTGCCGGGCAAAAAGCCAATAAGCCAAATACCTGGCGCGACGTGATTGATGTGGCAGAAGCAATGATTAAAGACGGCTGGACTGCACGCGGCAAGCTCGCTGTATGGGGTACCTCTGCCGGCGGCATCATGGTGGGCCGCGCCATCACTGAAAGACCAGACCTGTTTGCCGTGGCAATCGGTGAAGTCGGGGTATTCAATACCCTGCGCTTTGAGCTGACATCGAATGGCCCTGGCAATGATGAAGAGTTTGGTACGGTCAAAAAAGAAGATGAATTCCGCGCCCTGCTGGAGATGGATGCCTATCACCATGTACAAGCTGAAACCAGCTACCCGGCAACGCTGCTGATGACGGGCGCCAACGACATGCGGGTAGAACCCTGGCAAATCGCCAAGATGGCTGCCCGCATGCAAAAAAATTATGATCCCAAGCGCCCGGTATTGATGCGGGTTGATTATGATTCAGGGCATTATTCCACGACCAAGAAAATCGGCATTGCCAAGCATCTGGATATGTTTTCTTTTATTCTTGCGTATACACGGGCTTGATATTTCCAGAATTAAAATCCGGTCATCGCATGCATGGTGGCCGGTTTTCCCTCTCATTTTTTAAGGTGATTAATTTATTTTGAACGACCGTAAATCAAGCACAACTCCAGACGCAAATTCAAACACCATCATCAAATTCTACTCAGTAGAAGATGAGTTTGGAGAGTTCTCCAACTTCGCACGCTATTCCATCTCCATCAAGGGAAAAACCTGGCCCACTTCTGAACATTATTTCCAGGCGCAAAAATTTGTAGATGCGGCATATCGCGAAAAGATACGCAAGGCCAATACACCAGCCATTGCGGCCCGCCTGGGACGAGCACGCACAGAAAAATTACGCCCGGATTGGGAGTCAGTCAAAGTACAGGTCATGCGGGATGCGCTGATGGCAAAGTTCCAGCAGCATGCCGATTTAAAAGCCTTGCTGTTAAGTACAGGCGCTGCAAAACTGGTTGAAGACACCAGCGACGATGACTATTGGGGCTGTGGCAGTGATGGGCGTGGCAAGAATATGCTGGGCAGGATATTGATGGAGATACGTGCGACATTAACGCAATAATAAGCACAATAATAAGAAGGATAATAAAGATGGAGATTTATCGAAATTTGAGGCATTAATCTTTGGTGGGATAGTCTCAGATGTAGATAAAATTCCTATTACTTTTGATGGACTCGATCAAGTTATTAATTTGCTGAAAGTAGGAAAAGATAAACCCTAGTATTCATCTCAAATCCAGCTGGACCGAATGTACTTAATTGGAACTCCATTATCAGAGTAATCACATAGAAACCAAAAATGTGTTGCCACTTATCAAGCGTCAACTAAAGTCAATGAATTGCAGATTACGAGGCGTGCTACAACGCAACATGCAGCAATAAGGCTGGCACGAACAGGCGCAAGCTTTATTGCTCCCTGGCCGGATTCCACACGACCTCCCACAGATGCCCGTCAGGGTCCTGGAAGTAGCCCGAGTAGCCACCCCAGAAATTATCATGCGCAGGCTTGACGATCCTGGCCCCGGCTGAGTCAGCTTTTGCCATGACGGCATCCACCTCTGCTTTTGATGTCACATTGTGACCCAGCGTCATTTCTGTTGCGCTTGCGGTTTGCACTGCAATGCCAGTGTCCTCTGCAATACTCTTGCGTGGCCACAGGGCGAGGCGCAAACCCGCTTGTAGCTGAATGAATACCACGGCACCGTATTCAAATTCTTTACCGATGATACCTTCTGTGGCAAAGCCCAAACCATCGCGATAAAAATGCAAGGATGCTTCCAGGTCATCGACACCCAGGGTGATGACGGTGATTTGTGGTTTCATGGCAGACCTTTATTGGAAGGTTTGTCAGAAGCGGTTATTGTCAACATTTATTGTAAGCAGCGACTCATCAAGCAAATGCCATAAATTCTTCAGCAAAACACGATGGCAGTCTTGTGCTCCAGACTAAGGCGAGCTGCTTCAAACAGCGTGATCCATGTTTCCAGCTCACGGTAGCAGGCACCTTCTTTTTCGGCTTGTTCTTGTATGCGTGCCACTTCGGCATCTGACAATTGCCCGTTGTCGAGTTGTATGCCCAGCGCCGGTGCAATCAGTACCAGCTCGTCCATCAGGCGGTAAGAGGAGCCGAGCATGCCGCCTGGCAAACCGGCCTCTTCACTGTCGAACAGAACTTCATCAAAATCGACAGGCACATAATAACCTTCTGCATCTGAATGACAGATCAAATGGCTAGCAAGATTGTCATATTCTGCCTGCAATGCCTCGTCCTGGCCCGGGTCTTCATTGTCTGCCAGCGGTGTTGCAAGCCATGCAGGGTCTGCCTTGCGGTGCGCATAAGCACGGCGCAGATAATGCAGGAAGGAATAGGGGAAACCATCAAGCTGCGCACGGGATTCCAATGCAGGCAAAGACCTGGGTTCTACGTGCGCAGGTAAACCGGCTTGTGCCAGCACGGTGTTAATTGCCGCAAAATCCTCCTGTGACCATTCAAGCTCTTCATCATCGCAATCTGCCAGAGTGCCTATGCTGATACCCAGTCCCATTACTTTCTCCTGTTAGCGCACTATACGGTGCAAAGACGCATTGCCTGAAAACCGCAATGGTAGCTGCTCAATTGAGCAGATGCAACGTAAAAAAACCAGAAATGCATGGCGGCATATCTGGTTCTTTTTTGAATGACACAGACCTCAATATCAAGGCGTGCGTACCGTCACAATCTTGACGGGATGCTGCATTCTCTCGGCATGGGCCTTCACATAGGCCTGCCATTTTTCATTGCTATTGTAGGGGCTGGCCCTGTCCCAGGCTGCTCCTACGTAATAGCGCAGGGGCTTGCCTGATGCGACTGTGGCGACGATGAGATCATTGAGCTTGTCTTCTGCATAGCCCTCTGCCGTTGGCAAGATAATGGCCGTGCCTATCGAGCCATTGCTGGCCTGATCTACCCATTGGGTGATGGATGGCGTAGCCTGGTTTTTGCTGAGTTTGATGACGGGGTTCTGGCCCTTGTCTGTCGGCGACTTGTTCAGGCCAAGAGCAACCTTCAGTTGTGCCGGGCCACTGAAAGTGAATGTGCTTTCCATCTGGTCAAACAAATGACCTGCATCAACGGTGAAACGTTTGACTTCAGACACTTTGACACCCGCCGCATCCCAATTATCGTAATTGAGTTCAAACACGGTGCGTATGGGGCCGTTGGCGATGATTTTCCAGGTAGCGTAGTTTGCACTGGTATAGAGGGTCTGGCCATCCCAGATGCCGGTGCCGCCACAGCCGCGTGAACGGCCGACATTGTACATGTCCATGCCCTCGCCTTCATCCTTGTGGTAATGGTCATGGCCCTTGTTGTACCAGCGATCGACGATGGGGTAGGTCACGCGCTTGAACCAGATGTCGAGTCCGCTGCTGCGCAAGACTTCTTTATTGCTGCCCGCCGGTGCGGGTGCTTCCAGTGCCGGGCCATAGGTGCGGTGGCCTATCCTGTCATTCTCCCAGGCGAAGTCGTCCAGGCGTTCTGGTATGTAGCGGGCAAAGGCCCTGGTTTCAAATACCGGTATCAGGGTATCGATTTTTTCTACGCTGAAGACGGCCTGTTTTTCACCGGGCGCAAAATCATACTGGAAAATCAGTTCGCCATAAGCAATGCCCTCACCCTTGGGGTCTTTCGACAGGGGCGCAACATTGGTGACCTGGTGCGCCAGCACTTTGCCTTTGGCATCCTTAACGGCAATGCGTTGTATCAGCGCACCGGGCAAGGCCTTGTTGACTTCTGACCACGGCAGCGTAATGGTTTCGGACGGGCGTGCGGCCTCAAGATCATGGCTGACCTGGATAGTGAGCTTGTCGGCAGCGTTGGCCGCTCCCGCACCAAACAGGCTGAGCAATACAAACGGAAGTATCTGATAGCGCAGAGAGAGATGCAGAGTCTGTTTCATGACGATGGATTTCATTGTTGGTGTCCTGTTGGTATCCATAAGATGTAAGGCATCAATGGTGTTCGCGATAATCTGTCTTGCTGTTTCCAGCAGGCAGATAGTGGTAAGTGCGTACCTTGTGCTGGATTTCAATTACCGGATTTTTCAACAATTTGATCATTTCAGCACCAGCCAGCAGCATGGGGCCATAGCCATGCAGGGCATCAACACTGGTGGGGCGGTTGTAGTAATACACCTGATCACTCGCAAAGGTGGTGCCTACGCAAGTGCCTTCAACCTGGCCTTTGGCATTGATGCGCGGGTACAGGGCATTCCAGCCAGCCTGGGCGATCGAGCCATAAGTCGTCGGGCTGATCCAGCCCTGGTTGATTGCATGGGCAAACACATACACATACATGGCGCTGGCCGAGGTCTCAAGGTAAGAGTCATTGCGGTCCAGCATCTGGTGCCACAGGCCCTGGCCAGACTGCAACTCGGCTACGCCATTCAGAGTGGCACGCAGTTGCGCCAGTACCTTTGGATAACCCGGATGATCCTTGGGCAGCACATCGAGCAGATCAGACATAGTCAGTACTGCCCAGCCATTAGCGCGCGCCCAGTAAAAACGCGGCGCGTCAGGATTATTCGCATTCCAGCCGTGGGTGTAAATATTCGCCTGCTTGTTGAACATATAGGCAGACATCTGCAGTACGTTTTTGACAGCATCATCAAAGTGGCTGCGGTCTTTGGTGTAATGCCCTATTTCACCAAGCGGCATGACACCCATATACATATCATCTGCCCACAAGGAAGATGCCTGCGGGCGTTTTCTGGCGAGCGTACCGTCAGCCAGCCTGTACTGCTGTTTGGCGACGAAATTGCTGCACACCTTGATCATGTTACTGAGGTCAGGCCCGATATTGGCAAACCTGGCCCTGATCAGTGCCGCGCACATGGAGCCACTATCGTCGAGCGAGCGTGGGTCCAGGAAGCGGGCAAAGCTGTTGGCGCGCTCTAGGTGAAACTGTTTTTCCTGCGCATCAAAATAAGGCATGGTCTTGGCAAAAAACTGAAAATGGCGTTCTGTCATGGCGGTGAATTTTTTGTCGCCCGTGACTTCTGCTGCCTTCATCAGACCTGCATGCACGACACCCATTTCATAGACCAGGATGCCAAAGTCCCCCTTGCTTGGCTCAAAAATCGCATCGGCAACCGGTGGCTTGCTAAAGTCAGTGATTTCGGCACCCGTATTCTTCTGGATCACGCGGGTAGGCGTGACTGATTCCATATAGGCGCGTATGCGGTGCAGGGCTTCGGTGATTTCTGCCACTTCCGGCTTTTGGTAAGGCACGGGATAAGTACCCTCGCCTGTATCCTTGAGGTCTTTATTGTCCCTGTTACGGTAGCCGCCGTCGGCATAGGCCGTGCCACACAAAAACAAGGATGCGATGACCATGGTCAATAAGTTTTTAACAAGGGTAGAACTTGGTTTCATGTGCGCCCGCCTGGAAGATTTGTTGGTTTGTCTCGTTTGCGTTTTTATTGAATTCATTACCTGAAGCGATATTATTGCTCTCAATTGGTCAGACCATTCTAAATTGGTCTGTCCAATAATGCAATGTGGACTAGCCGCTTATTCTATGATTATGCGATAATTCTTGCGCCTGCCTGCGGCAGGCAGGCAGCAATATTAATAGAAATACATGAAGGAGCAGCGCTTGAAGCCAGCCATCATCACCTTGTTTGCTTCTGTATGCATGGCAGCAAGCCTGCTCACAGCATGCGCAAAACCTGCCCAGCCAGCGCCTGCAGACAATGCCTATACAGCCGAGAACACCTATAAAAAGCTGGTGGTGGCATATCCATATATCCACATCGCCAGCAAACAGCCGCCTGCAACTGTCAGGGTCTTGCGCAATATCAGCTATGTCAGCAATCAGGGCCAAGCCCTGCAACTGGATGTGTTCATGCCAGCCCGCAGCAGTAGCAGCAACCCAGCCTTGCCT
This is a stretch of genomic DNA from Undibacterium sp. KW1. It encodes these proteins:
- a CDS encoding LysR family transcriptional regulator; this encodes MTKTLTSRPDNSATAALMAGAGDRIELMQTFVRIVEAGNLSAAAAQLGTTQPTVSRRLQSLEQSLGVRLLNRSTHSMRLTADGERCYEHARNLLAGWAAFESDLRGTNDEPEGVLRVVAPHAFGQERLVRPLADYLRRYPRVSVEWLLHDDTSLQDFISEGIDCAIQIGELRDTNLVAIKLAEVPRIVVAAPSVLAGRPMPQQAIDLVGLPWLSLRTFYRSEVFLHHVQTGEIQRVAFTPRLSTDNLYALRIATLEGLGVAIGSTWILADDIAAGHLIQLAPQWQAAPLPVNLVYPYARFYPARLRRFIEVIRASVATALHV
- a CDS encoding SDR family NAD(P)-dependent oxidoreductase produces the protein MAYTDEELSIALRVLHTIANDPSQMDDHPQFKTLIAKIQKTAKRGHRQARANAAKEQLQHARLQTGLVRTQLAASLPLTLSDATAGTLRSQRCYVCKQGFQQLHHFYHSLCPVCADKNWQKRHQQADLRGRYALVTGGRIKIGFETALHLLRAGAHVTLTTRFPQDAAKRFAALPDYGDWQERLNIQALDLRCIPDVEQFADRLNAELPHLDVLINNAAQTIKRPGEFYAALMSAEATPWLLEARQQYLGNQPGYADYFPRHEVDMYGQGLDKRPANSWSQRLHEVSTFELLEVQLVNAVAPFMLTARFKPALLRSPHARRFVIQASAMEGQFNRDSKTEFHPHTNMAKAALNMMVRTSAQDWARDGIFMNAVDTGWITDEKPYPQAMHVRQTQDFYTPLDVTDGMARLLDPVIRGVNETEAPLYGHFLKDFEPYAW
- a CDS encoding ribonuclease inhibitor; this translates as MHGDTAQASLALPGDAITAVQCPAHRVSITPCDADELDPLLQHLSANLAAHSDQQFPRGTLTADGRLDLCKQSLGTSHCLAITKALQDNTRVRSLMLGTDAIGDAGAAAVAGLASINPQLEVLYLGCNNIGPTGAHALGTTLADGAQNISGLWLKRNPLGPDGATSIAGMLRSNQHLRVLDMVNTDLRAEGVRAIVDALCSDNKNLQSLYLSGNGLNAASANDLARLLREAPHLKALYLSVNRLGDTGATCIADALCHNHSLQTLELASNGIGTQGASALLDAARHSSLQNLNLGYAPSTRVLGAQANHMGDEGALHAVELINTSATLRRLNLTRNNITAQGNAAVIDAALRNGELIQLTLDGRHPDDLAAQLKHNQALSGRSDTLGQAMIKSVYR
- a CDS encoding DUF1801 domain-containing protein, whose product is MAENKTKATDSSVDDYLAAIQDETRRNDCAILIKLMSRASKQPAVMWGSIVGFGNYHYVYESGREGDMCLIGFASRKGDISLYGLNAAPNHAQLLSELGKTKSGKGCLYIRKLNDVNIKVLETLIKEAVSVKK
- a CDS encoding prolyl oligopeptidase family serine peptidase, with product MISRRQFALSLSAFALSPLSVHVHAAVRKTPSPLLPPLAREEPVTDSLWGKSIVDPYRWMEQKPDTAEFTNYLKAQGAFARQVLDKLPGRRAIEASLQRFSAATTTLAIRQVTSTQLIFARRSPDQQVLKIYAAPHAGGAERLLIDPEAGNKGGPGGQGGQPRRVTEVLMSPDNKHLAYAIDKGGDEMHELHVLTLDSGKDVLITRLNGIPASWLPDSSGLFYARLRDGAVKGKVDFSFDTATWLHKMDKDPVQDTLAFRWSDGPAMGQTEREMPVVHVNTASDWALGAIYSNGEWPAYGMVARLNDLLAGKPGWAEVFRKDDIATHALTVGDDVYVLAKGKSERGEVFKVSLREADKGKRVVVVPQGDYVIDSLSLAKDGLYIHELRGQVGALRRYSFATGKVEDVKLPLTGAVWNIQCHPAIEGAWFGMDDLTWSARTLQTGPNLVAKDTGLTPKAAFDTSSFLTTRQDIKARDGTAVPVEILHKNNTKLNGKNPLLIIAYGAYGIILDPGFQGSMLAFLDQGGVIVYAHVRGGGEKGETWHTAGQKANKPNTWRDVIDVAEAMIKDGWTARGKLAVWGTSAGGIMVGRAITERPDLFAVAIGEVGVFNTLRFELTSNGPGNDEEFGTVKKEDEFRALLEMDAYHHVQAETSYPATLLMTGANDMRVEPWQIAKMAARMQKNYDPKRPVLMRVDYDSGHYSTTKKIGIAKHLDMFSFILAYTRA
- a CDS encoding NADAR family protein, which produces MNDRKSSTTPDANSNTIIKFYSVEDEFGEFSNFARYSISIKGKTWPTSEHYFQAQKFVDAAYREKIRKANTPAIAARLGRARTEKLRPDWESVKVQVMRDALMAKFQQHADLKALLLSTGAAKLVEDTSDDDYWGCGSDGRGKNMLGRILMEIRATLTQ
- a CDS encoding VOC family protein, which gives rise to MKPQITVITLGVDDLEASLHFYRDGLGFATEGIIGKEFEYGAVVFIQLQAGLRLALWPRKSIAEDTGIAVQTASATEMTLGHNVTSKAEVDAVMAKADSAGARIVKPAHDNFWGGYSGYFQDPDGHLWEVVWNPAREQ